The Marasmius oreades isolate 03SP1 chromosome 11, whole genome shotgun sequence genome includes a region encoding these proteins:
- a CDS encoding uncharacterized protein (antiSMASH:Cluster_11.1) — translation MGGHAYYSLADFVLCCVQIWIRYRRLCQSCSTLSTLKIRKDEWPDSALIDSIYLDLLPIFDCRRDAELNPIPLDMVDIETPYYLFPDPDGQSVIPESRRISLGLPSFGPWVSPVYYIWNTETYDVIRAWQEARGFDPLTTEFARSLGYPIMDPIFPDPMNSLKTLVSLLPSARAKVLWM, via the exons ATGGGAGGACACG CCTACTACTCACTGGCAGATTTTGTTCTTTGTTGCGTTCAAATATGGATTCGATACAGGAGGCTATGTCAATCATGCAGCACCTTGAGTACGCTCAAGATACGGAAAGACGAATGGCCAGACTCTG CCTTGATTGACTCGATCTACCTGGACCTTCTTCCTATTTTTGACTGCAGGCGTGATGCCGAGTTAAATCCCATTCCCTTGGATATGGTTGATATTGAAACACCATATTACCTGTTCCCTGATCCTGATGGGCAATCAGTAATCCCAGAGAGCCGACGCATATCGCTGGgacttccttcctttggGCCATGGGTTTCTCCTGTCTATTACATTTGGAACACTGAGACGTACGACGTCATCCGAGCATGGCAGGAGGCGAGAGGTTTTGATCCCTTGACGACCGAGTTCGCTCGTTCTTTGGGCTATCCAATTATGGACCCAATATTTCCCGACCCCATGAACTCTCTAAAGACACTT GTTTCCCTTCTTCCTTCGGCGAGAGCGAAGGTGCTATGGATGTAG